The Euphorbia lathyris chromosome 8, ddEupLath1.1, whole genome shotgun sequence genome has a window encoding:
- the LOC136201952 gene encoding uncharacterized protein, with product MDEPVGHAALFSLAAPRKTTLKPDITASFVNALKSGSDTTETIHPSPSAPVIQDFGGFKAIKISQQLYDNRVEACKHSVIGRITLAKGDLPWKHPDLKLKLNTIWGMNMKWKLISLGKGFFHIILNTADDLNSVWSKGALALKPGILRLSPWQPGFDPVNHRSTSVQIWVRLYNLPWEFWDKQIIADIARVIGVPLRFDKNTIDGEFGHFARILIELDLSKPLQKEIRVDTDNLIVWAQVFYENLPGFYSECNSVGHVMTNCRRVSDKGKPDRKAPIDEGKVIAPQETRKEPPRRQIWQRIEGAEGSKNPALDKEPQALNHQLMPPLSLSKEGELSSPLVDPNNPPRVDPTLQQTIDNDSSDCDETEAEYEGTMGTAIANDG from the coding sequence ATGGATGAGCCCGTCGGTCACGCGGCTCTTTTTTCACTTGCGGCCCCTCGCAAAACGACACTGAAACCTGACATCACTGCCTCTTTTGTTAATGCCTTGAAATCCGGCTCGGATACCACAGAAACTATTCACCCAAGTCCTTCCGCACCTGTTATTCAAGACTTTGGCGGGTTTAAAGCAATTAAAATCTCACAGCAACTTTATGATAATCGTGTGGAAGCTTGTAAACATTCAGTTATCGGCAGAATAACCTTGGCTAAAGGTGATTTACCTTGGAAACATCCTGACCTTAAATTGAAACTCAATACTATATGGGGAATGAATATGAAGTGGAAATTGATTTCTCTGGGAAAAGGGTTTTTCCATATAATTCTCAATACTGCAGATGATTTGAATAGTGTTTGGAGCAAAGGAGCTTTGGCTTTGAAGCCAGGAATTCTACGTCTCTCTCCGTGGCAACCAGGATTCGATCCTGTAAATCATAGATCAACGAGCGTGCAAATTTGGGTACGGCTTTACAACCTCCCATGGGAATTCTGGGATAAACAAATTATCGCTGACATTGCAAGAGTTATTGGAGTGCCGCTCCGTTTTGACAAGAACACAATTGACGGGGAGTTCGGTCACTTTGCAAGGATCCTGATTGAGTTAGATCTTTCCAAGCCTTTGCAGAAGGAGATTAGAGTTGACACTGATAATCTAATAGTTTGGGCACAAGTATTTTATGAAAACTTGCCGGGTTTTTACTCGGAATGCAATTCTGTGGGACATGTGATGACCAATTGCAGAAGAGTGTCGGACAAAGGGAAGCCGGACAGAAAAGCTCCTATTGATGAAGGCAAAGTAATAGCACCACAGGAAACAAGGAAGGAGCCTCCTAGACGCCAAATTTGGCAACGTATAGAAGGGGCCGAGGGTTCCAAAAATCCTGCCTTGGATAAGGAACCGCAAGCCTTGAATCATCAGCTGATGCCGCCGCTCTCCCTTTCGAAGGAGGGTGAACTCTCTTCTCCTCTAGTTGACCCAAACAACCCTCCTAGAGTTGACCCTACTTTGCAGCAGACAATTGATAATGACTCCTCGGATTGTGACGAGACGGAAGCGGAGTATGAAGGAACAATGGGTACTGCTATTGCTAATGATGGGTAG